One Coregonus clupeaformis isolate EN_2021a chromosome 21, ASM2061545v1, whole genome shotgun sequence DNA window includes the following coding sequences:
- the LOC121535239 gene encoding E3 ubiquitin-protein ligase RNF31 isoform X2 — MASTLSDQLEDIRCHAEACLYSTGSVLEVRAGISAMANIPLPPSVKYCYIAAETMIIENGVNNNRQETIGSLQRLSTALNILEKYGCNLTSSSRPKYWRTVKHNNPVFRATVDAIQGGRAVLGLYGYSNQQPDGLSFPDEVVEPDIEKVAAVTLEVMSLRMELDMLIKEAHPHPEFFERIIPSLNQKDDFGPISDAVAIPSSLRESQPLYMSLASLSQSSTSAFLPVRTANASTSTSISTRHTDNCTICAIFPVAAHCNSCVQWLCTECDRLYHFSAERANHHRTVVTSSKMRKNHSSLPSWHCTYCNRVNSNQDILCETCERPRLASSGSAKDEFPQPSTITEWQCKSCTVVNAGSSILCEVCERPRLATKPPATPTRPPTPNRPSAPVLGMPGDPDSQWVCQFCTYVNYTPASVCEMCDLPRPEPAKMRVKLHPPSQVRRVPVLSVKPKDPPMEDPDLRRQKRIREEGLKLIQLIRDGEKKGVSPEEVYTGMRVSGYGNILPCDWLKAELPHLLDQICATATSSRAALLKAGQNQNGSGTAEDTGVEEEQPRGGGVTLSRAEAKLAWLSAGGDTERAARQALRDRHAKVKELCSLGFTDEARCQEVLRQSEGEVRGALSLLQRPLMEPFHQRMWSDQPEPPIDINHPDKQHVCRRLLAVYDLPSWGRCELALSLLQERTAPYSLDDVVQAVRESHDRDFIRRVLAKECPICLSDFPHSKMQSLTSCQCSVCCGCFQQHFTIAVRDKHIRDMVCPVCWEPDINDPEHLNSYFSTLDIQLRECLEPEVYELFHKKLTEQALIKDPKFLWCSHCSYGFIYDGDQLKVTCFQCRNSFCAQCKKPWESQHGGVSCERYQSWKRQNDPEYQRQGLAGYLRDNGITCPNCRFQYALSKGGCMHFSCSQCRYQFCSGCNNPFHTTCAVIHCSVTGLHAHHPRDCLFYLRDWEPGRLQALLQNKSVEFNTDTPPGTQAGLCGVIEQKDEGGQQMDSACGAQTQPGHAGLCEKHYREYLVSLINGHSIDPAPLFNANELVLACRRYQVDDARGEMEDDMTYYTRILEKLIDEVPLGDKVPRKK; from the exons ATGGCTAGTACCCTTTCAGACCAGCTAGAGGACATACGATGCCATGCGGAAGCCTGTCTGTATTCCACTGGCTCAGTGCTGGAGGTCCGTGCAGGAATATCAGCCATGGCCAACATACCCTTACCACCGTCAGTCAAATACTGCTACATTGCTGCTGAGACCATGATAATTGAAAACGGCGTCAATAACAACAGGCAAGAA ACCATAGGTTCTCTGCAGAGATTGTCCACAGCACTGAACATTCTGGAGAAGTATGGCTGTAACCTCACCAGCTCCAGTAGGCCCAAGTACTGGCGCACTGTCAAGCACAACAACCCTGTCTTCAGAGCAACAGTAGATGCAATTCAG GGAGGAAGGGCAGTGCTCGGTCTCTATGGTTACTCCAATCAGCAGCCAGACGGCCTGAGTTTCCCTGATGAGGTCGTGGAGCCTGACATTGAGAAGGTCGCAGCGGTCACCTTGGAGGTCATGAGTCTACGCATGGAACTGGACATGCTCATCAAG GAGGCTCACCCCCACCCAGAGTTCTTTGAGAGAATTATCCCATCACTGAACCAAAAG GATGACTTCGGACCCATTTCTGATGCGGTAGCTATTCCCTCCAGCCTGAGAGAGAGCCAGCCCCTATACATGTCTCTGGCCTCCCTGTCTCAGTCTTCCACTAGTGCCTTTCTTCCAGTACGGACCGCTAACGCCTCAACTTCCACCTCCATCTCTACCAGACACAcag ACAACTGCACTATCTGTGCTATATTTCCAGTGGCTGCCCACTGTAACTCTTGTGTCCAATGGCTGTGTACGGAATGTGATAGACTGTACCACTTTTCTGCAGAACGAGCCAATCACCACAGGACTGTCGTGACATCCTCTAAAATGCGAAAGAACCACAG cTCCCTCCCGTCATGGCACTGTACCTATTGCAACAGGGTCAACTCCAACCAGGACATACTGTGTGAAACGTGTGAGAGACCACGCCTGGCCTCCTCTGGTTCTGCTAAGGATGAGTTCCCACAGCCCTCCACCATCACTg AGTGGCAGTGTAAAAGCTGTACAGTGGTGAATGCAGGCAGTAGTatcctgtgtgaggtgtgtgaGCGCCCCCGCCTGGCCACCAAGCCTCCTGCAACCCCCACACGCCCCCCTACACCCAACCGGCCTTCTGCTCCAGTACTGGGTATGCCAGGAGACCCAGACAGCCAG TGGGTGTGTCAGTTCTGTACTTACGTCAATTACACTCCAGCGTCAGTGTGTGAGATGTGTGACCTCCCCCGCCCCGAGCCCGCCAAAATGCGAGTCAAGCTCCACCCTCCGTCCCAGGTCAGAAGGGTCCCTGTGCTGTCCGTCAAACCCAAAGACCCGCCCATGGAGGACCCTGATTTGAGGAGACAGAAACGGATTAGGGAGGAGGGCCTAAAGCTTATCCAGCTTATTAGA gatgGAGAGAAGAAAGGAGTGAGTCCAGAGGAGGTGTACACAGGCATGCGCGTCTCTGGATATGGAAACATCCTCCCCTGTGATTGGCTCAAAGCGGAGCTACCTCACCTGCTCGATCAGATCTGTGCCACGGCCACTTCGTCTCGAGCAGCACTCCTGAAGGCAGGACAGAACCAGAATGGTAGTGGTACTGCAGAGGATACAGGTGTGGAGGAGGAGCAGCCCAGAGGGGGGGGAGTGACCCTGTCCAGGGCTGAGGCCAAGCTGGCCTGGCTGTCTGCAGGGGGAGACACTGAGAGAGCAGCGAGACAGGCTCTCAGAGACAGACACGCTAAG GTAAAGGAGCTGTGTTCTCTGGGGTTCACTGACGAGGCGCGGTGTCAGGAGGTTCTGAGGCAGAGCGagggagaggtgcggggggctctGTCTCTGCTGCAGCGACCCCTCATGGAGCCCTTCCACCAACGCATGTGGAGCGACCAACCCGAGCCACCTATCGACATCAACCACCCCGACAAACAG CATGTGTGCCGGAGGCTGCTGGCGGTCTATGACCTACCCAGCTGGGGCCGCTGTGAACTggccctgtccctgctccaggaGCGCACCGCCCCCTACTCCCTGGACGACGTGGTACAGGCCGTACGCGAGTCACATGACCGAGACTTCATCCGCCGGGTGCTAGCCAAAGAGTGCCCCATCTGCCTGTCAGACTTTCCCCACAGCAAG ATGCAGTCTCTGACCTCCTGTCAGTGCTCGGTGTGCTGTGGCTGTTTCCAGCAGCACTTCACTATCGCAGTGAGAGACAAGCACATCAGAGACATGGTGTGTCCCGTCTGCTGGGAGCCTGACATCAACGACCCCGAACACCTCAACAGCTACTTCTCCACCCTGGACATCCAG CTGCGGGAGTGTCTGGAGCCGGAGGTGTATGAACTGTTTCATAAGAAATTGACTGAACAAGCCCTCATCAAGGACCCCAAGTTCCTCTGGTGTAGTCAT TGCTCCTATGGGTTCATCTATGATGGAGACCAACTGAAGGTCACCTGTTTCCAGTGCAGGAACAGCTTCTGTGCACAATGCAAGAAACCT TGGGAGTCTCAGCACGGTGGTGTGTCGTGTGAACGGTACCAGTCCTGGAAGAGACAGAATGACCCAGAGTACCAGAGGCAAGGCCTGGCCGGATACCTGCGTGACAACGGCAtca CATGTCCAAACTGCAGGTTCCAGTATGCCCTGTCCAAAGGAGGCTGTATGCACTTCAGCTGCTCCCAGTGCAGGTACCAGTTCTGCAGCGGATGCAACAACCCCTTCCACACT ACTTGTGCAGTGATCCATTGTAGTGTGACAGGCCTGCATGCCCATCACCCTCGAGACTGTCTGTTCTACCTGAGGGACTGGGAGCCTGGCAGACTGCAAGCCCTGCTGCAG AACAAGAGTGTTGAGTTCAATACTGACACCCCTCCAGGAACTCAAGCAG ggctgtGCGGAGTGATAGAGCAGAAGGATGAGGGTGGGCAGCAGATGGACTCGGCCTGTGGGGCTCAAACTCAGCCTGGCCATGCAGGACTCTGCGA GAAACACTACAGAGAGTACTTGGTGAGCCTCATCAACGGCCATTCCATCGACCCGGCCCCTCTCTTCAATGCCAACGAGCTGGTTCTGGCCTGTCGGAGATACCAAGTGGATGACGCCCGGGGGGAGATGGAGGACGACATGACGTACTATACTCGAATACTGGAG AAACTTATTGATGAAGTACCACTTGGAGACAAGGTTCCACGGAAGAAATGA
- the LOC121535239 gene encoding E3 ubiquitin-protein ligase RNF31 isoform X1, whose protein sequence is MASTLSDQLEDIRCHAEACLYSTGSVLEVRAGISAMANIPLPPSVKYCYIAAETMIIENGVNNNRQETIGSLQRLSTALNILEKYGCNLTSSSRPKYWRTVKHNNPVFRATVDAIQGGRAVLGLYGYSNQQPDGLSFPDEVVEPDIEKVAAVTLEVMSLRMELDMLIKEAHPHPEFFERIIPSLNQKDDFGPISDAVAIPSSLRESQPLYMSLASLSQSSTSAFLPVRTANASTSTSISTRHTDNCTICAIFPVAAHCNSCVQWLCTECDRLYHFSAERANHHRTVVTSSKMRKNHSSSLPSWHCTYCNRVNSNQDILCETCERPRLASSGSAKDEFPQPSTITEWQCKSCTVVNAGSSILCEVCERPRLATKPPATPTRPPTPNRPSAPVLGMPGDPDSQWVCQFCTYVNYTPASVCEMCDLPRPEPAKMRVKLHPPSQVRRVPVLSVKPKDPPMEDPDLRRQKRIREEGLKLIQLIRDGEKKGVSPEEVYTGMRVSGYGNILPCDWLKAELPHLLDQICATATSSRAALLKAGQNQNGSGTAEDTGVEEEQPRGGGVTLSRAEAKLAWLSAGGDTERAARQALRDRHAKVKELCSLGFTDEARCQEVLRQSEGEVRGALSLLQRPLMEPFHQRMWSDQPEPPIDINHPDKQHVCRRLLAVYDLPSWGRCELALSLLQERTAPYSLDDVVQAVRESHDRDFIRRVLAKECPICLSDFPHSKMQSLTSCQCSVCCGCFQQHFTIAVRDKHIRDMVCPVCWEPDINDPEHLNSYFSTLDIQLRECLEPEVYELFHKKLTEQALIKDPKFLWCSHCSYGFIYDGDQLKVTCFQCRNSFCAQCKKPWESQHGGVSCERYQSWKRQNDPEYQRQGLAGYLRDNGITCPNCRFQYALSKGGCMHFSCSQCRYQFCSGCNNPFHTTCAVIHCSVTGLHAHHPRDCLFYLRDWEPGRLQALLQNKSVEFNTDTPPGTQAGLCGVIEQKDEGGQQMDSACGAQTQPGHAGLCEKHYREYLVSLINGHSIDPAPLFNANELVLACRRYQVDDARGEMEDDMTYYTRILEKLIDEVPLGDKVPRKK, encoded by the exons ATGGCTAGTACCCTTTCAGACCAGCTAGAGGACATACGATGCCATGCGGAAGCCTGTCTGTATTCCACTGGCTCAGTGCTGGAGGTCCGTGCAGGAATATCAGCCATGGCCAACATACCCTTACCACCGTCAGTCAAATACTGCTACATTGCTGCTGAGACCATGATAATTGAAAACGGCGTCAATAACAACAGGCAAGAA ACCATAGGTTCTCTGCAGAGATTGTCCACAGCACTGAACATTCTGGAGAAGTATGGCTGTAACCTCACCAGCTCCAGTAGGCCCAAGTACTGGCGCACTGTCAAGCACAACAACCCTGTCTTCAGAGCAACAGTAGATGCAATTCAG GGAGGAAGGGCAGTGCTCGGTCTCTATGGTTACTCCAATCAGCAGCCAGACGGCCTGAGTTTCCCTGATGAGGTCGTGGAGCCTGACATTGAGAAGGTCGCAGCGGTCACCTTGGAGGTCATGAGTCTACGCATGGAACTGGACATGCTCATCAAG GAGGCTCACCCCCACCCAGAGTTCTTTGAGAGAATTATCCCATCACTGAACCAAAAG GATGACTTCGGACCCATTTCTGATGCGGTAGCTATTCCCTCCAGCCTGAGAGAGAGCCAGCCCCTATACATGTCTCTGGCCTCCCTGTCTCAGTCTTCCACTAGTGCCTTTCTTCCAGTACGGACCGCTAACGCCTCAACTTCCACCTCCATCTCTACCAGACACAcag ACAACTGCACTATCTGTGCTATATTTCCAGTGGCTGCCCACTGTAACTCTTGTGTCCAATGGCTGTGTACGGAATGTGATAGACTGTACCACTTTTCTGCAGAACGAGCCAATCACCACAGGACTGTCGTGACATCCTCTAAAATGCGAAAGAACCACAG cagcTCCCTCCCGTCATGGCACTGTACCTATTGCAACAGGGTCAACTCCAACCAGGACATACTGTGTGAAACGTGTGAGAGACCACGCCTGGCCTCCTCTGGTTCTGCTAAGGATGAGTTCCCACAGCCCTCCACCATCACTg AGTGGCAGTGTAAAAGCTGTACAGTGGTGAATGCAGGCAGTAGTatcctgtgtgaggtgtgtgaGCGCCCCCGCCTGGCCACCAAGCCTCCTGCAACCCCCACACGCCCCCCTACACCCAACCGGCCTTCTGCTCCAGTACTGGGTATGCCAGGAGACCCAGACAGCCAG TGGGTGTGTCAGTTCTGTACTTACGTCAATTACACTCCAGCGTCAGTGTGTGAGATGTGTGACCTCCCCCGCCCCGAGCCCGCCAAAATGCGAGTCAAGCTCCACCCTCCGTCCCAGGTCAGAAGGGTCCCTGTGCTGTCCGTCAAACCCAAAGACCCGCCCATGGAGGACCCTGATTTGAGGAGACAGAAACGGATTAGGGAGGAGGGCCTAAAGCTTATCCAGCTTATTAGA gatgGAGAGAAGAAAGGAGTGAGTCCAGAGGAGGTGTACACAGGCATGCGCGTCTCTGGATATGGAAACATCCTCCCCTGTGATTGGCTCAAAGCGGAGCTACCTCACCTGCTCGATCAGATCTGTGCCACGGCCACTTCGTCTCGAGCAGCACTCCTGAAGGCAGGACAGAACCAGAATGGTAGTGGTACTGCAGAGGATACAGGTGTGGAGGAGGAGCAGCCCAGAGGGGGGGGAGTGACCCTGTCCAGGGCTGAGGCCAAGCTGGCCTGGCTGTCTGCAGGGGGAGACACTGAGAGAGCAGCGAGACAGGCTCTCAGAGACAGACACGCTAAG GTAAAGGAGCTGTGTTCTCTGGGGTTCACTGACGAGGCGCGGTGTCAGGAGGTTCTGAGGCAGAGCGagggagaggtgcggggggctctGTCTCTGCTGCAGCGACCCCTCATGGAGCCCTTCCACCAACGCATGTGGAGCGACCAACCCGAGCCACCTATCGACATCAACCACCCCGACAAACAG CATGTGTGCCGGAGGCTGCTGGCGGTCTATGACCTACCCAGCTGGGGCCGCTGTGAACTggccctgtccctgctccaggaGCGCACCGCCCCCTACTCCCTGGACGACGTGGTACAGGCCGTACGCGAGTCACATGACCGAGACTTCATCCGCCGGGTGCTAGCCAAAGAGTGCCCCATCTGCCTGTCAGACTTTCCCCACAGCAAG ATGCAGTCTCTGACCTCCTGTCAGTGCTCGGTGTGCTGTGGCTGTTTCCAGCAGCACTTCACTATCGCAGTGAGAGACAAGCACATCAGAGACATGGTGTGTCCCGTCTGCTGGGAGCCTGACATCAACGACCCCGAACACCTCAACAGCTACTTCTCCACCCTGGACATCCAG CTGCGGGAGTGTCTGGAGCCGGAGGTGTATGAACTGTTTCATAAGAAATTGACTGAACAAGCCCTCATCAAGGACCCCAAGTTCCTCTGGTGTAGTCAT TGCTCCTATGGGTTCATCTATGATGGAGACCAACTGAAGGTCACCTGTTTCCAGTGCAGGAACAGCTTCTGTGCACAATGCAAGAAACCT TGGGAGTCTCAGCACGGTGGTGTGTCGTGTGAACGGTACCAGTCCTGGAAGAGACAGAATGACCCAGAGTACCAGAGGCAAGGCCTGGCCGGATACCTGCGTGACAACGGCAtca CATGTCCAAACTGCAGGTTCCAGTATGCCCTGTCCAAAGGAGGCTGTATGCACTTCAGCTGCTCCCAGTGCAGGTACCAGTTCTGCAGCGGATGCAACAACCCCTTCCACACT ACTTGTGCAGTGATCCATTGTAGTGTGACAGGCCTGCATGCCCATCACCCTCGAGACTGTCTGTTCTACCTGAGGGACTGGGAGCCTGGCAGACTGCAAGCCCTGCTGCAG AACAAGAGTGTTGAGTTCAATACTGACACCCCTCCAGGAACTCAAGCAG ggctgtGCGGAGTGATAGAGCAGAAGGATGAGGGTGGGCAGCAGATGGACTCGGCCTGTGGGGCTCAAACTCAGCCTGGCCATGCAGGACTCTGCGA GAAACACTACAGAGAGTACTTGGTGAGCCTCATCAACGGCCATTCCATCGACCCGGCCCCTCTCTTCAATGCCAACGAGCTGGTTCTGGCCTGTCGGAGATACCAAGTGGATGACGCCCGGGGGGAGATGGAGGACGACATGACGTACTATACTCGAATACTGGAG AAACTTATTGATGAAGTACCACTTGGAGACAAGGTTCCACGGAAGAAATGA